ATCGCTCGGCCGCTGTGGCGTAGACGACTTGAAGCTCCATCTGGACCGCATCCATAAACAGGGCGGCCTGCCTCGAGAGCTCAGCATCGCTGCAGCCTTGTTCTTTCAAATTGGCCGCGAACCCGGCCATCTCCGACCGCCAGAAGCGGTTGGCGGCCTCGCCGTGAAGGTTCTGAAGGGCCTCTGCGCAGCGCCTGATATCGGCTGTGCGTCGGTCGGCGGGAAACTGCAGAAGCGGCATGCTATCTCCGTCATTGCTGGGCGAATCGCCAAGTGTCCCGCAGAATGGCTATGAGTTCTTCACAAGTGGTGAAGCCGATCGCGGAGACATGGCTCCTCAAATGCTGCCCCTTCGTTCGATGGCACCCCACATCACCGAAAATTGACACAATACACTCCGGCGGCGGCGGTCGCCGCCGCGTCAAGCTATGTTAGAGTTCTGAAGATAACGCAGTGATGGGAAGTGATGATGCTGACAACACTTGCGATGCTCGCGAGCCTGTCTGGCGCTGCCGCCACGATCGCGCAATCAAGCCAAAATGAAGTCGACGTCGAGCTGGTGCTGGCCGTCGATACGTCCCGCTCCATGGATTACGAGGAAGTCCGCATACAGCGCGAGGGTTATGTCGAGGCGCTCAGGCACAAGGAGTTCCTCGACGCCGTGAAAGGAGGGCTGACCGGACGGATCGCCATCAGCTATTTTGAATGGGCCGGCTATGTCGTACCGGGCTCCGTCCTCGACTGGCAGGTGATCGAAACGGAAAGGGATGCGCTGGATTTCGCCGACAAACTCGAAGCGAGGCCGATTGCCACCCAGCGCCGCACATCCATATCCGCAGCGATCGTTCAAGGCGTCTCGATGCTCGCCGCCAGCCCCTACAAAAGCAATCGCGAAGTGATCGACGTTTCCGGCGATGGTCCCAACAATTCGGGGGACCCCGTCACGCCTGCCCGCGACACGGCGCTCAGGACGGGCGCCGTCATCAATGGCCTTGCCATTATGCTGAGACCATCCGATGTGCCGGAGGGGCTCGATAAATACTATGCCGATTGCGTCATCGGCGGCCCCGGCTCCTTCGTTTTGCCGGTTCACAAGATCGAGGATTTCGCAGTTGCGGTCCGCAGGAAGCTGGTTTGGGAAATCAGCGGCCTTGAGCCCCGATCACAGATCCGCAAGGCGGCCAATCAACCGACAACGGACTGTCTTGTCGGCGAAAAACTGTGGCAGAACTTCTTCGATCGCTGAGTGCTCATCGTGCTTTCGAAATTGCGGCGACAGGTCCAGCCTGCTCCAGCCGAGGCAGGACCTTCCTTGCGATGGTTTCGAGGTCGGAGAACGCCTTACGACTGTCCGCAGTCAGGTTGAACGCGACGTGATGCACACCGAGCTCGCGGAGGGCCACAAGAGCGGCAAGCAATCCATTCGGCCCCGCCCGATACCCGAGATTGATGTCTTCGAGACGGTCGGCAGATGTATCGACGAGCTCGAGCGCCATGGCCTGGCCCATTCCGCGGAATTCGTCGGTCGTGCGCTGCACGGCCCCATGCCATAGAGCGATCCGGTCTTTCTGTGCGGCGAACGGTCGATGGTAGGTCATCCAGGCTCCAGCGTTTCTGGCGATCCATTCGAGCGACTGCGAGGATGAACCGACTGCGACTAAGGGAATGCGGCGGCCGCTGCGCGGCCGGATTTCGAATTGGTTCTCGTCTGTCTGGTTGCCAACGCGGTCGTCAAGCGCGTCTTCGAGAGCGGCCCAGTTCGCCCGAAACAATTCCCGGCGGTCGTCGACATTGCGGTCAAATGCTGAAAACTCCGACGGACGATCACCGGAACCGAGGCCGAGGACGAACCTGCCCGATGAAAGTATGTCCATCGAAAGGGCCGCCTTGGCGACGTGCAGGGGATGGCGAAACGGCAGGACAATCGCGCCTGTCGCCAACGTGATCGATCGGGTGGACGCGGCGAGCGCGCCAAGCAGGACCCAGGGGTCGGAATGACCTGCGGGATCCGGATAGGCCGGACTGTTCAAGGGGACGTCACGAACCCATATGGCTGCAAAGCCAAGCTCATCGGCGCGCCGGGCAAGCTCCAGTTGAAGGCCGAAGTCGATGTCCTGCCGTTGCCGCGCCTGCATGGGGAGAACGACACCAACCGTCAGCCGTGAATCTTCGAAGAGCATCCGTCGTTTCCTGCGTTGCCTGCCCGCACGTGGGTGATCCCAGTGAGGTTTGCAATAGCCGGAACACTATAGACCGGCGGTCACTACCAGAGTGCGACCGGCGCGCTTGCAAAAAACTGATCGAGAGCGAAAGCGAGCGCCGGAGCAATCGCCACGATCTCCTCATGAGCAGCAAAAATGAGCAATCCCAGCATCGAGATAACCGATCCGGCTTCGATGACTGACAGGGGATTGTTGACCGATGTGAGAGACGCAGTGGGTGGAGCGATATGCGGTCGTGCGGCGGTCCGGCTGTTGTCGTTTGCTGGATGGAGGAGGCGGGTAGGGCGAGGTTGGGCGAGGCGGGATTTACTACATATTCCAGGATAGGTTTCGCAGACTGAGCTAGACATCTGATGTGTCCTTGACCGGCATTGGAGGATTGTAAATTCACGTGGGGTTTGGCCGGTCTTCCTTCAACTATACTCGCGAATAGGGGAACGGCGCCGGAATAGGCTGTTGTCTCATTCCGCCATGCATCAGCTGCATAGGTGAGCTGTAGTCTAAACGCTACTCATTCTCGCAGTCCCATATTATATATTTCTCATCGAAGCGAACGAAGCGCCGCCACCTGGCAGCTGTCGCTAGACCCACGGAAAGGGGATTGAAATGAGCATCGCACGCACCTTCAACAACTGGCGCAAGTATCGTCAAACCGTTACTGAGCTTGGCCGTATGTCGAGCCGCGAGCTGAATGACCTGGGCATCGCACGTGGCGATATCCGCGACGTCGCGCGCGCAGCCGTCGGCCGCTAAGATCGCTGCTGAATGAATTCAAAAACACGCCCGCCTTGCCCAAGGCGGGCGTGTTTTTTGTTTGGCGAGCCTTTCGCCTGACGCATAGCGCATGGCAGCCTTGCAAATATGTGCCTAGAAGAATGGCAGGGCTCAGCGTATATCTTCTTTCAACGAAGCGATGAAACTCCTCCCTTGTCGCTTCGTCCGAGGCGCGGCTTACCTCCTCCCGAGCCAGCGTCTACGTGGCGGCATCCTCCTCCCGTCGCCACGCGTCATAAAAGGCGTCTGCCGGATCTCCTCCCTCGGCAGACGCCTTATTTTTTGGCGCTTGCCTCATCTGCCGGTCATCTCCAAGAGCGTAGTCATATTTTTTACAGCGATCACACACCGGCCTTCTATCGCCGCTTGCCGCGTTCCATAAACATGATAATTGAACTCATGTTAATTTTGGCTTAGAAGCCGGGATGAAAAGCACGATGTCGTCGATGCCGAGCAAGGATGGATCCATAGTTTGAGTTTCTGGCATTCCATGGTCTGGCATACCGAAGGCATCCGGGTGATGGCGCCGGTCAAGTGGCGCCAGTTCGACGGGCTCGTGAGTGTCTTCTGGGAAGCCGAAAGCCAGTCGGGCGCCAGGGGCTATTACCTCTCGGACGATCCGCGCATCATGATCTTCTTCAGCGATGTCTCGTCTCAGATCCGCATGTCGAATCGCGACGGTGATTTTCAGCAGCATTACCGGCCCATGACGCGGGCGGTCTATGTTCCGCCCGGCATGCCGATGTGGACGACGAGCGGCACGACGCACCGATTCTCGCATCTCAATCTGCACATGCATAAGGACCGGCTCCTGAGATATCTCGCGCCTTCGGTCGGCAATTCCGCGGCGATGACGGCACTTCGCAATCCGGTCGAGATGCAGGACACCGGAGCGATCGAAACGCTTGCCCGCCTCGTCGTCGACGAGGTCTCCAGCCCGTCGAAACATGAGATCTTTGGCGAGAGCCTTGTCGGCAGTATCGTCAGCGGTCTGCTGGATATTCCTCGACAGGGTGTCGAACAACCGAATGGCCGGCTGACCCAGGCGCAGATGAATAAGCTGATCGCCCGCGTCGAACGGTTGAGCGATTGCCGCCTGACGGTTGCCGAGATGGCAGAGACAGTCGGCCTGTCTGAAAGCTGGTTTTCCAACGTCTTCAAGCAGACGACGGGCAAGACGCCGCTGCAATGGCAGCTCGGCAAACGGATCGACCATGCCAAGACGCTGCTCATCGAAAGCGAACTTGCTGTCGCCGATATCGCCGCTCAGCTCGGTTTTTCCGATCAGGCGCATCTGACCAAGGTCTTCCGCCAGATCGTCGGCGATACACCTGCCGCCTGGCGGCGGATCCGGCAGATCCGTTCGTAAGCAGTCCCGCCCGCAGGATGCAGGCGGGACCGGCCGGTTACCAGGTCTGGCGCAGCGTCGCGTAGATCGCACGGCCCGGGTTATAGAAATCCGCTCCGAAGCCGCCATAAGCGACATGCTTTTCATCGAAGAGGTTGCTGACGTTCACATCGAAGGATGTGTTTTCCTGGATCTTGTAGCTGAAGGCGGCATCGAAGGCGATGCTGCTGCCCGTCGACTGGGTGTTGGCGTCGTTAAAGTAGTAGGAGCCCGTGTAGCGTGCACCGAGGCCGAAGTTCATGTCGCCGCGGAAGCCGTTGCCGGGAATGCCGTAATTGACCCAGAGCGAGGCAGTATGGTTGGGCACGAAGGACATTTCGTTGCCCTCGTTGCCAAGCGTGCCGTTCTCAACGATGTCGGAAACCATATAGGAATAGGCGGCCGTCAGACTGATATTGTCGGTGACTTCAGCCTTGGCTTCGAGATCGATACCGCGCACGCGCACCTCGCCGATCGTTTCCTGGAAGCCGGTCGCCGGATTGGTGCGGGTGATGTTGTTCTTGGTCAGGTCGTAGACCGCTGCGCTGAAGAGGGCAGGGAATTCGTCGGGCCGGTATTTGACGCCGACCTCCCATTGTTCGCCGCGCTCGGGATCAAGTGTCAGCGAGGCCGGCAGTACCGATTCCGCGTAGCTGACATAGGTGGCTACCTGATCAGTGACCTTGTAGCTCAACGCGGCGCGCTTGGTGAACTCGCTGAGATCGGCGTCGGTCGTCGAGCCAACCATGTTGTTCTGCTGCTGAAGGTCAAGCCAGTCGTTGCGCAGGCCGACGGAGGCGGTCAGCTTGTCGAAGAAGGTCAGGTCCTGTTGCAAATAGAGGGCCGTGGTCTTCTGGTTGTTTGTCAGGCTTTGGTAGAGCGGAACCGAGGTCGGTGCGCCTGTATAGACGGGGTTCGTCCAGTCGATGCCAGGAGCTCCGCCGAAATATCCATCATTGTCCGATTGCAGATTGTTGTATTGGAGGCCGACGAGGCTGCGGCTGTCGATGTCCTCGAAGTTCGTCTCATATTGCAGGCGGGTATCGATGATGAAGTTTTCGACCGCCTGGTCATTGGCGAAGAAGGCGCGGTCGGCGATGGTCGAGCCGTTCGTCGGCGTCGCCGAGATATAGGCATAGCCGAAATTGCTCTTGGTATTGCTGTAGCGCGCATTCGAGCTGAGGGTCAGGCCCGAACCGAAGTCATGATCGAACATGACGCTCAGCGTGTTCCTGTTGACGTCGCGATAGTTGAAATCAGGCTCGCCGAAGAAGCGGCTTCTCGCAAAATCCGAGCCAACCGGGTGGCCGCCGCTGCCGGGCACGCCGTTCTTGTCCAGATGGTCATAGACCACGGTCAGGTTGGTATCGGCGCTCGGGCGCCAGGTCAGGCCGCCCATGAAGAAATTCTCGTCGTCCTGCGAGTAATCATATTCCTCGTCGGCGCGCTTTACCTTGCCGGTGATGCGGTAGGAGAATGTATCGTCCTCGGTGATGTTGTCGCCGAAATCGACACCCGTCTCGCGATGATCGAAGGAGCCGCCGGTGACATAGGCCTCGCCGAAGCGCTCGCTCTTTGGCCGCTTGGTCACGAAGTTGACCGCGCCGCCAGGGTCGGAAACGCCGAAGGTCGTGGAATTGGCCCCCTTCAGCACTTCGACGCGCTCGAAAGCGAAGGGCTCTTCGCGAATGCCGCCGAAGGGGTCGCCGAGCGTCAGGCCGTCGCGATAGGTATAGGCATCGAAACCGCGGATCTTGAAATAGTCGAATCGGTCGTCCGAACCATAGAAGTCGGTGGTGACGCCGGATGTATATTGCAACACCTGCTCGGTATCCTGCGCGCCGCGCTCCTGAATTTCCTTCGAGGTGATGACGGAGACGGAGGCCGGCGTGTCGAGAATGTCTGTCGCCATACCGTTGCCGCTGATCGTCTTGGTCGCGACGATCGATTTCGAATCATTGTCGGTATCGAGGCCGCTGCCCTGGATGACGATAGGCGCGAG
The window above is part of the Rhizobium sp. WYJ-E13 genome. Proteins encoded here:
- a CDS encoding DUF6074 family protein → MPLLQFPADRRTADIRRCAEALQNLHGEAANRFWRSEMAGFAANLKEQGCSDAELSRQAALFMDAVQMELQVVYATAAER
- a CDS encoding DUF1194 domain-containing protein, whose protein sequence is MLTTLAMLASLSGAAATIAQSSQNEVDVELVLAVDTSRSMDYEEVRIQREGYVEALRHKEFLDAVKGGLTGRIAISYFEWAGYVVPGSVLDWQVIETERDALDFADKLEARPIATQRRTSISAAIVQGVSMLAASPYKSNREVIDVSGDGPNNSGDPVTPARDTALRTGAVINGLAIMLRPSDVPEGLDKYYADCVIGGPGSFVLPVHKIEDFAVAVRRKLVWEISGLEPRSQIRKAANQPTTDCLVGEKLWQNFFDR
- a CDS encoding TIGR03571 family LLM class oxidoreductase: MLFEDSRLTVGVVLPMQARQRQDIDFGLQLELARRADELGFAAIWVRDVPLNSPAYPDPAGHSDPWVLLGALAASTRSITLATGAIVLPFRHPLHVAKAALSMDILSSGRFVLGLGSGDRPSEFSAFDRNVDDRRELFRANWAALEDALDDRVGNQTDENQFEIRPRSGRRIPLVAVGSSSQSLEWIARNAGAWMTYHRPFAAQKDRIALWHGAVQRTTDEFRGMGQAMALELVDTSADRLEDINLGYRAGPNGLLAALVALRELGVHHVAFNLTADSRKAFSDLETIARKVLPRLEQAGPVAAISKAR
- a CDS encoding DUF1127 domain-containing protein: MSIARTFNNWRKYRQTVTELGRMSSRELNDLGIARGDIRDVARAAVGR
- a CDS encoding AraC family transcriptional regulator, whose amino-acid sequence is MSFWHSMVWHTEGIRVMAPVKWRQFDGLVSVFWEAESQSGARGYYLSDDPRIMIFFSDVSSQIRMSNRDGDFQQHYRPMTRAVYVPPGMPMWTTSGTTHRFSHLNLHMHKDRLLRYLAPSVGNSAAMTALRNPVEMQDTGAIETLARLVVDEVSSPSKHEIFGESLVGSIVSGLLDIPRQGVEQPNGRLTQAQMNKLIARVERLSDCRLTVAEMAETVGLSESWFSNVFKQTTGKTPLQWQLGKRIDHAKTLLIESELAVADIAAQLGFSDQAHLTKVFRQIVGDTPAAWRRIRQIRS
- a CDS encoding TonB-dependent siderophore receptor encodes the protein MDIERTGAHSRQTLLRYRNAVLLGCTALVALAPGAVLGQESGNSNTVTNLAPIVIQGSGLDTDNDSKSIVATKTISGNGMATDILDTPASVSVITSKEIQERGAQDTEQVLQYTSGVTTDFYGSDDRFDYFKIRGFDAYTYRDGLTLGDPFGGIREEPFAFERVEVLKGANSTTFGVSDPGGAVNFVTKRPKSERFGEAYVTGGSFDHRETGVDFGDNITEDDTFSYRITGKVKRADEEYDYSQDDENFFMGGLTWRPSADTNLTVVYDHLDKNGVPGSGGHPVGSDFARSRFFGEPDFNYRDVNRNTLSVMFDHDFGSGLTLSSNARYSNTKSNFGYAYISATPTNGSTIADRAFFANDQAVENFIIDTRLQYETNFEDIDSRSLVGLQYNNLQSDNDGYFGGAPGIDWTNPVYTGAPTSVPLYQSLTNNQKTTALYLQQDLTFFDKLTASVGLRNDWLDLQQQNNMVGSTTDADLSEFTKRAALSYKVTDQVATYVSYAESVLPASLTLDPERGEQWEVGVKYRPDEFPALFSAAVYDLTKNNITRTNPATGFQETIGEVRVRGIDLEAKAEVTDNISLTAAYSYMVSDIVENGTLGNEGNEMSFVPNHTASLWVNYGIPGNGFRGDMNFGLGARYTGSYYFNDANTQSTGSSIAFDAAFSYKIQENTSFDVNVSNLFDEKHVAYGGFGADFYNPGRAIYATLRQTW